Part of the Chanos chanos chromosome 5, fChaCha1.1, whole genome shotgun sequence genome, GTCCATCACGCCCCAGTAGCAGGGCAGCGCCGTGATCTGTAACAGGTCCGGAACCAGGCAGTGGATATAGTCAATCTGGGTGTGGACCTTCCAGGGCCCAGGCTGTTTGCTGCCCAGATGGCCCTCGGCCGAGGCGTGCCTCTGCTTGGGCCGACGCGCCTGCAGGCAAAGCGTGGTGGTGTCGTCGTCCTCGGAGTCACAGTCGGCTGCCGCAGCGCCCCTGCCCTCACCCAGGGTCTCCCCCATCCCCGGGGCCAATTTGGGTCCCAGTTTGTAGAGTGACGCCAGGGGGGCTGTAATGGCCTCCACGGTATGGATCTGGGCGTCCGGAGGGGGATCGACGCCCTCTTCGATGCTGAGCCTCCGTCGCTCCCGGAGAcgctcctcttcatcctccggCGACGCCCTGGTAGGGTCAGAGGCATCGGAGGTGGATTCGGCGGTCGCAACGCCGACAGGGGCCGTGTGCTGCTTGATCAGGTGCCACTTGCGGGCGAGATCTGAGCCTGGAGGGAAGGGGCACGTTTCTAACATCAGTTCAGTCAGGTGGATCTTACGTTTCGGTGGGCGTGGCTGAGCTCCTCGAGAGGAAGACCGCAGCGGCAGACACAGTCCCACGGTGTCATGGAACTGCTGCCGCAAGGACCGCGGTGGGCCCGGATCTAActcctctctgctgctgtccACCCCGTGCCGTCGCCGAGAGCGGCCCCCCCGCCGGTCCGCCGCCTCAAGCGAGCTCTGTGCCTTCGTGGAGCAAGAGTGCCTTTTCTTGCCACTCCAGGGGGCGTGGCGTGAGTACGAGTCCCTGCGGGCACCCAGAGGTGGGCGAGCATCTTCGCCTTCCTGCTCTACGGTGATCTCTATTATCTGGGGCACATCAGCCACGCAGTTGTGACCCCGCCGTGCCATGCTGCTGTTTATCCTCCTGGACACAAGAGGGAGTGCTGCCAAACTGCGGGACGGACTGGAGGTTTCCAAAGAGCTTTCCCCTTGGCCCTGGTCCGCGACCTGGCAAACCGTGTCCTTCTGCGCTTGCGTCTCGGCACGAGAGCCTCCATCTGGGTGGAGCAGAGACTGA contains:
- the socs5a gene encoding suppressor of cytokine signaling 5a — encoded protein: MEKVGKVWSNLKKGCQSLLHPDGGSRAETQAQKDTVCQVADQGQGESSLETSSPSRSLAALPLVSRRINSSMARRGHNCVADVPQIIEITVEQEGEDARPPLGARRDSYSRHAPWSGKKRHSCSTKAQSSLEAADRRGGRSRRRHGVDSSREELDPGPPRSLRQQFHDTVGLCLPLRSSSRGAQPRPPKRKIHLTELMLETCPFPPGSDLARKWHLIKQHTAPVGVATAESTSDASDPTRASPEDEEERLRERRRLSIEEGVDPPPDAQIHTVEAITAPLASLYKLGPKLAPGMGETLGEGRGAAAADCDSEDDDTTTLCLQARRPKQRHASAEGHLGSKQPGPWKVHTQIDYIHCLVPDLLQITALPCYWGVMDRYEAEALLDGRPEGTFLLRDSAQEDYLFSVSFRRYGRSLHARIEQWNHNFSFDAHDPCVFHAATVTALLEHYKDPSACMFFEPLLTVPLHRTFPFGLQTLARAAICHGTTYDGIGALPLPPALQDYLREYHYKQRVRVRWLEREPLKAK